In Deltaproteobacteria bacterium, the DNA window CAGGTGGCCGTGGCCAAGGCCGCCAACACGCACTTCGCCAAGGAGTACAACACGCTGTCGAACCGCCTGAGCTGCGTGGGCGTGCTGCCCATGAGGGCGCCCGAGGAGGCCGCCAAGGAGCTGCGCCGGGCGGTCAACGAGTATGGCCTCAAGGGGTTCGAGATCCTGCCCACCGGGCTCCCCATCGCCCTGGGCGAGACCTACTATGACCCCATCTACAAGGCGGCCGAGGAGGAGGGCGTGGTGCTGGGCATCCACGGCACCCGCAACACCTCGCGCGAGCTGGGCGCCTCCATCCTCACCACCTTCGCCGAGGTCCACTCCTACGCCTTCACCGCCGGCATCCTGCTGCAGTTCACCAGCATGGTGTGCCAGGGCATCACCGAGCGTTTCCCGAAGCTCAAGCTGGCCTTCCTCGAGATCGGCGCCACCTGGCTGCCGTACTACCTCGACCGCCTCGACGAGCACTGGGAGAAGCGCGGCGCCCACGAGATGCCGCTGCTGAAGCAGAAGCCCAGCGACGTGGTGCGCGAGTCCAACATGTACTTCAGCCTGGAGTCCGGCGAGTCCCAGTTGGCCGCCACCGTCGACTACGTCGGCAGCGACCACTTCGTCTACGCCTCCGATATCCCGCACTGGGACAACGAGTTCCCCGGGAACCTGGAACATCTCAGGAACCACCCGGATCTGTCGGACGAGGTGAAGGAGAAGATCCTGCGCAAGAACGCCCAGCGGCTGTTCGACCTCAACTAGTGTCGCGGACAGGACACTTGGCACGGGACCGCGTGGCGGGGATGACGTTCCCGTAAGGGGACCGGCGGGGAGGGTCTTCATGGATGCCGTGCAAATGGAGGTGGTCTACCGGGCCACCGCGCAGATCGCCAAGGAGCTGGCGCTCAACATGCTCCGCACGGGCTACTCGAGCGTCATCAAGGAGAGCCAGGACTTCACCTTCACGATCTTCGACGGCGAAGGGCGGATGGTGACCCAGGGCCTGCCGCAGCCGCTTCACATCGGCGGCATCTCCGCCCAGGTGGGCGAGGTGATCCGGGTGTTCGGCGGAGACATGGCCGAGGGCGACGTCTTCATCCTGAACCACCCCTACTTCGCCTGCCAGAACCACGCCACCGACGTCACCGTGGTCTCGCCGGTCTTCGACCGGGACCGGCGCGTGGCCTTCATCGCCAACACCGCGCACAAGCCGGACCTGGGCGGCATGGTGCCGGGCACCAACTCGCCTCAAGCCACCGACGTCATCCAGGAAGGGCTGTTGCTGCCGGCCCTCCGGCTCTACCGCGCGGGCGAGGTCAACGAAGACCTCAAGACCATCGTCATGGCCAACACGCGCACGCCCGAGGTCACGTGGGGGGACATCCAGGCCCAGGCCCAGACCAACTTCTACGGGTTGCGGAAGCTGGC includes these proteins:
- a CDS encoding amidohydrolase family protein → MENATCVDTDGHVLERAADIRKYLEAPWNERGTPLWPGDQPWDPNLFKGFKMAVNWEGLAPEEQVRRWHTLMDKQDMEVAICFPTGSGNIAKNQEVPYQVAVAKAANTHFAKEYNTLSNRLSCVGVLPMRAPEEAAKELRRAVNEYGLKGFEILPTGLPIALGETYYDPIYKAAEEEGVVLGIHGTRNTSRELGASILTTFAEVHSYAFTAGILLQFTSMVCQGITERFPKLKLAFLEIGATWLPYYLDRLDEHWEKRGAHEMPLLKQKPSDVVRESNMYFSLESGESQLAATVDYVGSDHFVYASDIPHWDNEFPGNLEHLRNHPDLSDEVKEKILRKNAQRLFDLN
- a CDS encoding hydantoinase B/oxoprolinase family protein, whose translation is MDAVQMEVVYRATAQIAKELALNMLRTGYSSVIKESQDFTFTIFDGEGRMVTQGLPQPLHIGGISAQVGEVIRVFGGDMAEGDVFILNHPYFACQNHATDVTVVSPVFDRDRRVAFIANTAHKPDLGGMVPGTNSPQATDVIQEGLLLPALRLYRAGEVNEDLKTIVMANTRTPEVTWGDIQAQAQTNFYGLRKLAELMVQYGADEVTACWTQWMDICEAEVRKAIEKIPDGDYGPCVDYLDDDGLDRERSYRIAASLRVAGDELHFTLESSEQARGPVNLRPCVIRNFIDCLAVAVLCPDLPVNQGISRPIHVAFPPEGSILNPRYPAPVNMYVRPAQMVTSVVQMTLAEALPGVVPAPGRGARGGGCN